In Methanosarcina siciliae T4/M, one genomic interval encodes:
- a CDS encoding DUF354 domain-containing protein — MKIALFNIIIYFGMIILRIMIDMGHPAHVHLFKNVIWGLNKRGHSVLVTARNKEVTIDLLKAYNFEYISVGEIGSSKVDLILEWINRDYEILKIASKFNPDILMGMSNPCVAHVSWILRKKAILLDDSEITTFSHKITYPFANAICTPSLYKKDLGKKQVRYDGYHELAYLHPNYFTPDPSVLESFGIKESDKYVILRFVSWGANHDVGHRGLSLEDKRKAVHEIEKHGRVLITSEKPLPDDLEKYRISASPEKIHDLLFYSQVFFGDSQTMTTEAAILGTPAIRCNSFVGENDMSNFKELENKYGLIFNYRDPKKALEKAIELLHTSGLKEKWVDKKEQLLRDKIDVTGFITWFTENYPDSFPIMKENPNFQLQFKVVS; from the coding sequence ATGAAAATTGCACTATTTAATATTATTATATATTTTGGGATGATAATTTTGAGAATAATGATTGATATGGGGCATCCGGCACATGTCCATCTTTTTAAGAATGTAATATGGGGACTTAATAAAAGAGGACATAGTGTTTTGGTCACAGCTCGAAATAAGGAAGTTACGATAGATTTACTCAAGGCATATAATTTTGAGTATATTTCGGTGGGTGAAATAGGAAGCAGTAAAGTTGATTTGATACTTGAATGGATAAATAGAGATTATGAAATCCTGAAAATTGCAAGTAAGTTCAACCCAGATATTCTAATGGGAATGTCAAATCCATGTGTAGCGCATGTATCTTGGATTCTTAGAAAAAAAGCTATTTTGCTGGATGATTCGGAGATTACTACGTTCAGTCATAAAATAACATATCCATTTGCTAATGCAATATGTACTCCTTCTCTTTACAAAAAAGATCTTGGAAAAAAACAGGTTAGATATGACGGCTATCATGAATTAGCATATCTTCATCCAAATTATTTTACTCCTGACCCCTCAGTTTTAGAATCTTTTGGGATAAAAGAAAGTGATAAATATGTAATTTTAAGGTTTGTATCCTGGGGTGCCAATCACGACGTTGGACACAGGGGCTTGAGTTTAGAAGATAAGAGAAAAGCTGTTCACGAAATCGAAAAACACGGAAGAGTGCTCATTACTTCGGAGAAGCCATTGCCGGATGATCTGGAAAAATACCGGATTTCGGCATCGCCGGAGAAAATTCATGATTTACTTTTTTATTCTCAGGTGTTTTTTGGTGATAGTCAAACAATGACAACTGAAGCTGCGATTCTCGGTACTCCAGCTATAAGGTGCAATTCATTCGTTGGCGAAAACGATATGTCAAATTTCAAAGAACTTGAGAATAAATATGGACTAATTTTTAATTATCGTGATCCTAAAAAAGCTTTGGAAAAAGCAATTGAGTTACTCCATACATCCGGGCTAAAAGAAAAATGGGTTGATAAAAAAGAACAATTATTAAGGGATAAAATTGACGTTACTGGCTTCATTACATGGTTCACTGAAAATTACCCGGATAGTTTTCCCATTATGAAAGAAAATCCAAATTTTCAACTTCAGTTTAAAGTGGTGAGCTAG
- a CDS encoding NAD-dependent epimerase/dehydratase family protein: MKVLITGGAGFIGSHIAEYFAEAGHSVRILDNLTTGFSRNVPQHRNVEFVQGDICDFSLVEKTVTGMDYVFHEAALVSVPLSCEKPVEAFRINTLGTLNVLQACVRAGVEKFVTASSAAVYGNNPALPKREAMYPEPASPYAISKLDGEYLARMFYEEHGLRTTCLRYFNVYGPRQDPKSPYAAVIPIFLERAMAGKDLVIYGDGLQSRDFVHVKDVVRANAAALEQGDGQFFNVAMGKSVTVLELAENIIELTGSSSQIVHAESRAGDVRDSRADVSKISGWWKGEIELEKGLNSLI, translated from the coding sequence ATGAAAGTGCTGATTACAGGAGGAGCAGGTTTCATAGGCTCCCATATAGCTGAGTATTTCGCAGAAGCAGGACATAGTGTGAGAATACTTGATAATCTCACTACGGGTTTTTCACGAAATGTCCCTCAGCACAGAAATGTCGAATTCGTTCAGGGGGATATATGTGATTTCTCTCTTGTCGAAAAAACTGTCACAGGAATGGATTACGTTTTTCATGAAGCTGCTCTAGTATCAGTGCCTCTTAGCTGTGAAAAACCAGTTGAGGCTTTCCGGATAAATACTCTTGGAACACTTAATGTATTGCAGGCATGCGTCAGGGCAGGAGTCGAAAAATTCGTGACCGCATCCTCCGCGGCAGTTTATGGAAATAACCCTGCGCTTCCTAAAAGGGAGGCTATGTATCCTGAACCTGCTTCGCCTTATGCAATCTCCAAGCTTGACGGAGAATATCTGGCAAGAATGTTTTATGAAGAACACGGGCTTCGGACTACCTGCCTTCGCTACTTTAATGTCTATGGTCCACGTCAGGATCCCAAATCCCCGTACGCCGCTGTGATCCCTATTTTTTTGGAGAGAGCAATGGCTGGAAAAGACCTTGTCATTTATGGTGACGGACTTCAGAGCAGAGACTTCGTTCATGTAAAAGATGTTGTAAGAGCAAACGCAGCAGCCCTCGAACAAGGGGATGGCCAGTTCTTCAATGTAGCTATGGGAAAAAGTGTAACAGTCCTTGAACTTGCCGAGAATATTATTGAACTGACCGGCTCCTCAAGCCAGATTGTTCATGCCGAATCAAGAGCAGGAGACGTCCGGGATTCCAGGGCAGATGTCTCTAAAATTTCCGGTTGGTGGAAAGGCGAAATCGAACTGGAAAAGGGATTAAATAGCCTGATTTAA
- a CDS encoding DUF1616 domain-containing protein, whose product MTGKKVPSDLSTVIGLVILTDLFVLMPGLSETVFRNILGLPLVLFLPGYALIAALFPSKSDLDGIERTALSFGLSIAVVPLIGLGLNYTPWGIKLLPILISLSVFTFAMCGFAYLRREKLPEAEAFEVPFREIALSLKTEILEKPEPGLDKALTIILVFSILLSVTTLVYVVITPKEGEHFTEFYILGPEGMADSYPTNYTLGENGKVIIGIVNHEYRPVNYTMEVRLENRSLPLPEDMQQITLAHNETWEEPLALTPPVEGKNMKLEFLLFNETDKNTSYRDLHLWINVNSTEN is encoded by the coding sequence ATGACCGGAAAAAAAGTTCCTTCAGACCTTTCAACCGTAATCGGGCTTGTGATCCTTACCGATCTCTTTGTGCTCATGCCCGGATTAAGTGAAACTGTGTTTCGCAATATACTCGGCCTGCCTCTTGTTCTTTTCCTTCCAGGGTACGCCCTTATTGCCGCACTCTTTCCTTCAAAGTCCGACCTTGATGGGATCGAAAGGACAGCACTTTCCTTTGGGCTAAGCATTGCAGTCGTGCCCCTGATCGGCCTCGGGCTCAACTATACACCCTGGGGAATAAAGCTTCTGCCAATTTTGATAAGCCTATCAGTGTTCACTTTCGCAATGTGCGGGTTTGCTTACCTGAGGCGGGAAAAACTTCCCGAGGCTGAGGCATTTGAAGTACCCTTCAGGGAAATAGCACTCTCGCTTAAAACCGAAATACTGGAAAAACCGGAACCTGGACTCGACAAGGCCCTTACAATCATTCTGGTCTTTTCTATCCTCCTATCAGTTACAACTCTTGTATATGTTGTGATAACCCCGAAGGAAGGCGAACACTTCACAGAGTTCTATATTCTCGGCCCTGAAGGGATGGCTGACAGCTACCCGACAAACTACACACTTGGAGAAAACGGAAAAGTAATTATTGGGATAGTAAATCACGAATACAGACCAGTAAATTATACAATGGAAGTAAGGCTTGAAAACAGATCCCTACCTCTGCCGGAAGATATGCAACAGATCACACTTGCCCATAATGAAACCTGGGAAGAACCTCTGGCGCTGACTCCCCCAGTAGAGGGAAAAAATATGAAACTTGAGTTCCTACTATTCAACGAGACCGATAAAAACACATCCTACAGGGACCTACACCTCTGGATAAATGTAAACTCAACAGAGAACTGA
- a CDS encoding glycosyltransferase family 2 protein: MNNELIIGKSVQPITKKEENPNVRVPSLRNITVVLPAYNEEVSIGSVVLQAKKFADRVVVVDNASSDNTVDVAKLAGAEIIRNTKHKGFDFPIQIGIEHATDSEAFLFMDISICHEPKLIPKMLEPIQKDDFDMVIGTCFSKSNRLQENVSFLNKKQMESGPVGFFVFSKKCFDILLSSPNIYISSVGTILSFAENNNLKAKHLNLEEEHTFSLFKMYKIGVVVPAYNEEVLLGETIKGIPEYVSRIYIVDDCSSDRTPEVVKSLKDSRVVSLRHEVNMGAGKSVIDGYKMALADKMDIVVVMDGDNQMDPSQMPRLLMPIIEGKADYTKGNRLITREAREGMSAWRFFGNTLLSLLTKIGSGYWDLMDPQNGYAAASRKALETIDLDSVYTYYGYVNDILIKLNAYGMRVTDVVIPARYKNEKSSINYRRYIMKVAPMLFNGFLWRLKTKYVLLSFHPLVFFYVASMALLPAGLIFDFWILVQKLMHNPVSQNYPLLGVFMTLMGAQLLFFAMFFDMQSDIRKKINRSF, from the coding sequence ATGAATAATGAACTGATTATAGGCAAGAGCGTCCAACCAATCACAAAAAAAGAGGAAAATCCAAATGTGAGAGTTCCATCTCTTCGAAACATAACCGTTGTCCTCCCTGCCTATAATGAGGAAGTTTCCATCGGCAGTGTTGTTCTTCAGGCAAAGAAATTTGCTGATAGAGTAGTTGTAGTCGACAATGCAAGTTCCGATAATACAGTCGATGTAGCTAAACTTGCGGGTGCAGAGATAATCCGAAACACCAAGCATAAAGGGTTTGATTTTCCAATTCAAATAGGTATTGAACATGCTACAGATTCTGAAGCCTTCTTGTTCATGGACATCAGTATTTGCCATGAACCAAAGTTAATTCCTAAAATGCTTGAACCTATTCAAAAAGATGATTTTGATATGGTAATTGGCACCTGTTTTAGCAAATCAAATCGGCTACAAGAGAATGTATCTTTTTTAAACAAAAAACAGATGGAAAGTGGGCCTGTAGGATTCTTTGTTTTTTCTAAAAAATGCTTTGATATATTATTAAGTTCCCCCAATATTTACATTTCTTCTGTAGGTACTATTCTCTCTTTCGCCGAAAACAATAATCTTAAGGCAAAACATCTAAACCTCGAAGAAGAGCACACATTCAGTCTATTTAAAATGTACAAAATTGGAGTTGTAGTGCCAGCATACAACGAAGAAGTTTTGTTAGGTGAAACAATTAAAGGGATTCCGGAGTATGTGAGCCGTATCTATATAGTAGACGACTGCAGTTCTGACCGGACTCCTGAAGTGGTTAAAAGCCTGAAGGATTCCAGAGTTGTTTCCTTAAGGCATGAAGTGAATATGGGTGCCGGAAAGTCGGTAATTGACGGATATAAAATGGCTCTGGCAGACAAAATGGACATAGTCGTTGTAATGGATGGCGACAACCAGATGGATCCGTCCCAGATGCCTCGTCTTTTAATGCCCATAATAGAAGGCAAAGCCGATTACACTAAAGGAAACAGGCTTATAACCCGAGAAGCCCGGGAAGGCATGAGCGCCTGGAGGTTCTTTGGAAACACTTTACTCTCACTGCTAACTAAAATAGGAAGCGGCTACTGGGATTTAATGGATCCCCAGAACGGTTATGCTGCTGCATCTCGAAAAGCACTGGAAACAATAGACCTTGATTCCGTATATACCTATTACGGTTACGTAAATGATATCCTGATAAAGCTCAACGCATACGGCATGAGAGTAACAGATGTTGTAATCCCTGCCCGCTATAAAAACGAAAAATCCTCTATAAATTATCGTAGATACATAATGAAAGTCGCTCCCATGCTTTTCAATGGTTTCTTATGGAGGCTGAAGACCAAGTATGTACTTTTAAGTTTCCATCCGCTTGTGTTTTTCTATGTTGCCAGCATGGCACTTCTGCCTGCAGGACTTATTTTTGATTTCTGGATTCTTGTACAAAAGTTGATGCACAATCCGGTTTCTCAAAACTATCCATTGCTAGGCGTATTTATGACTTTGATGGGTGCACAGTTGTTGTTTTTTGCAATGTTTTTTGATATGCAGTCGGACATTCGCAAGAAAATTAATCGTAGTTTTTGA
- a CDS encoding CPBP family intramembrane glutamic endopeptidase produces MQKIINSPKKQKELNFLIIVSVLILALLVISPEATANSNPEFSGSPEMGSVSEQVDTKNQEETGDSEDILTSYEKPETLQKISQYINMIYTAGGIGAVALFLLAYLRTTSGDSGLAKNPVGNSLRYLNPLKILKTEGSEKTDQEKLEARKLRFLTAVPVLSITLAELLIFSGRMGAAVWIHICTLIALSLSNIVLKDPEIHKIYQAFMLLPILRLINLSMPIFYDTTLYTFIFIYGPLAIPVVVIVLHQRDSLEQMGITLKHVVPYMFLSVPLGFVIGLGEYLTIKTGYLIPDLTFTNMFKLIIVMVFFVGLIEELIFRSILQTRLKNALGMWEALLITSFMFGLMHSGYGTIQEILYTGFVGFIMGLAFYKTKSLPFIAVLHGFVNVFLFGILPHQLSLWPGF; encoded by the coding sequence GTGCAAAAAATAATTAATTCTCCCAAAAAGCAAAAAGAGCTGAATTTTCTGATTATTGTTTCAGTTCTGATTCTGGCTTTACTGGTAATTTCTCCAGAAGCCACCGCAAATAGCAACCCGGAGTTCTCCGGTTCACCAGAGATGGGATCCGTTTCAGAGCAGGTAGATACCAAAAATCAGGAAGAAACAGGCGATTCAGAAGATATTTTAACTTCATATGAAAAACCCGAGACCCTTCAGAAAATCAGCCAATATATAAACATGATCTACACAGCGGGAGGAATAGGAGCAGTAGCTCTGTTCCTTCTTGCGTATTTGCGTACGACTTCGGGAGATTCGGGACTTGCAAAAAATCCAGTGGGAAACTCACTGAGATACCTCAATCCGCTTAAAATCCTGAAAACCGAGGGATCAGAAAAGACAGATCAGGAAAAATTAGAAGCCAGAAAACTCAGGTTTCTTACCGCAGTCCCTGTCCTGAGCATAACCCTTGCGGAACTTCTTATCTTTTCAGGGAGGATGGGAGCGGCGGTCTGGATACACATATGCACTTTGATTGCTCTTTCTCTTTCCAACATAGTATTAAAAGACCCGGAAATACACAAAATTTATCAGGCATTTATGCTTCTACCGATACTAAGGTTGATAAACCTGTCAATGCCCATCTTTTATGACACCACTCTTTATACCTTCATATTCATCTACGGTCCTCTAGCAATTCCTGTTGTAGTCATTGTACTTCACCAGCGTGATTCCCTTGAACAGATGGGAATTACCCTGAAGCACGTAGTACCCTACATGTTTCTCTCAGTCCCTCTTGGATTTGTAATTGGATTAGGCGAGTATCTTACCATAAAGACAGGTTACCTGATCCCTGATCTCACTTTTACAAATATGTTTAAGCTTATAATTGTAATGGTTTTTTTCGTGGGGCTTATAGAAGAACTGATCTTCAGGTCAATCCTGCAGACAAGGCTTAAAAACGCACTCGGTATGTGGGAGGCCCTGTTGATTACAAGTTTCATGTTCGGACTCATGCACTCAGGGTACGGCACTATTCAGGAAATTCTCTATACAGGTTTCGTGGGATTTATCATGGGCCTTGCCTTTTATAAAACAAAAAGCCTGCCTTTTATTGCTGTACTCCACGGTTTTGTCAACGTTTTCCTTTTCGGGATTCTTCCTCACCAGCTAAGCCTCTGGCCTGGTTTTTGA
- a CDS encoding TIGR04279 domain-containing protein, whose product MRKSLLMLILTIFILTSSPVMAWGVSPIGNLNFTDKVVYFLDHTSNPVEGNWITLGHPFEGNRIQLPQPIKLTYEGTNQVTYDGISGSLNKEEGESYTITYPSIPTYTTHPVYLPDEKVIMSFFGETGLGGENVDIYLIKVTSDSAYGLLDALQAGDVGNLNAIFQDTVDGNYEKYSAELGPGGDLLEYDLGCLDAGQYLIVVVKQNDDESLTVLSSTAFLVTEYELCISSPSYIVKGNDLDISMTLKGASDEDDCTYGAVLIREQAYKANIDINSDGTKDGTSVIINDLDVIDEFGINSSNYRSKLTKNELQTEIQTLIGEGKGAIAIGETGQNNLSLTAFDLPVGSYYLFVGAYSPGKGLVGLSQADIYIKSKGSSHTNKEEIKLNINIKIKEICQNYVSYGRRTKFDFENGDTPIRYVEFDPKKTAGKVTTVVEELNERSSLASTDPEGEIYKHVNIEVDDEDFANSKKIENAVVGFKVVKGWINENNINRDTITLQHLNRNQWDTLNTEKIGEDDEYIYLEAETPGFSPFAITASKNILEAGSAGESTSGGEQQGDSESVMGSEMPSKENWNSVLKIASFFIGFLVIIAIGTLIKKKADSNNEGKDSEK is encoded by the coding sequence TTGAGAAAAAGTCTATTGATGCTTATACTGACGATATTCATTTTGACCTCTTCGCCAGTGATGGCATGGGGTGTAAGCCCTATTGGCAATTTGAATTTTACCGATAAAGTGGTTTACTTCCTGGATCACACTAGCAACCCGGTAGAAGGAAACTGGATCACACTGGGGCACCCATTTGAGGGCAACAGGATCCAACTCCCTCAACCGATAAAACTCACATATGAAGGCACGAATCAGGTAACCTATGACGGGATTTCCGGGAGCTTAAATAAGGAAGAAGGAGAAAGTTATACGATAACATATCCCTCAATTCCTACCTATACCACACATCCCGTTTACCTACCTGATGAAAAGGTGATAATGTCTTTCTTCGGGGAGACAGGGCTTGGGGGAGAAAACGTAGACATATACCTGATCAAGGTGACCTCGGACAGTGCATACGGGCTTCTTGATGCTTTGCAGGCAGGAGATGTCGGAAATTTAAACGCCATTTTTCAGGACACCGTTGATGGAAACTATGAAAAGTATTCTGCTGAATTGGGACCTGGAGGTGATTTATTAGAGTATGATCTTGGATGCCTTGATGCAGGCCAGTATCTCATAGTCGTGGTTAAGCAAAATGACGACGAAAGCCTGACAGTCCTTTCTTCTACAGCTTTTTTGGTTACGGAATACGAACTGTGCATTTCATCTCCTTCGTATATTGTAAAAGGGAATGACCTGGACATAAGCATGACACTGAAAGGGGCTTCCGATGAAGATGACTGCACCTACGGAGCTGTACTCATAAGGGAACAGGCATACAAAGCAAACATAGATATTAACTCCGATGGCACAAAAGACGGAACTTCAGTAATAATAAACGATCTGGATGTTATTGATGAATTTGGCATAAACTCATCAAACTACAGGTCAAAGTTGACCAAAAACGAACTGCAGACAGAAATTCAGACACTTATAGGAGAAGGAAAGGGTGCCATAGCAATAGGGGAAACCGGCCAGAATAACCTATCACTTACCGCTTTTGACTTACCGGTAGGCTCTTACTACCTTTTCGTTGGTGCATATAGCCCGGGAAAGGGACTGGTAGGGCTTTCCCAGGCAGATATATATATTAAATCAAAAGGAAGTTCACATACAAATAAAGAAGAAATCAAACTCAACATAAATATCAAAATAAAGGAGATCTGCCAGAATTATGTTTCATATGGCAGAAGGACAAAGTTTGATTTCGAAAATGGAGATACCCCTATCAGATATGTGGAGTTTGACCCCAAAAAGACTGCGGGAAAGGTAACAACTGTTGTTGAGGAACTGAATGAGAGATCTTCACTTGCTTCCACTGATCCTGAGGGAGAAATCTACAAACACGTCAATATCGAGGTAGATGATGAAGATTTTGCAAATTCGAAGAAAATCGAAAACGCCGTTGTGGGCTTCAAGGTAGTTAAGGGATGGATAAATGAAAACAATATTAACAGAGATACAATAACCCTTCAGCACTTAAATAGAAACCAGTGGGACACCCTTAATACGGAAAAAATAGGTGAAGATGATGAGTACATTTATTTAGAAGCTGAAACTCCGGGATTTTCCCCATTTGCAATTACAGCCAGCAAGAATATCCTTGAGGCGGGATCAGCAGGAGAATCCACTTCAGGTGGAGAACAACAGGGAGACTCAGAATCAGTTATGGGATCTGAGATGCCTTCTAAAGAAAACTGGAACTCCGTATTAAAAATTGCCAGTTTCTTTATAGGTTTCCTTGTAATCATTGCGATAGGGACACTTATAAAGAAAAAAGCAGACTCGAACAACGAAGGAAAAGATTCTGAAAAGTAA
- a CDS encoding glycosyltransferase family 2 protein — MSNELIVGNSTQYQVHKENPRSRGASSQNITVILPAYNEEVLIGSLVLFTKLYADNVIVVNDGSTDRTAEVTRTAGAEVVAHEINRGKAEALKTGFTATANLGADIIVTMDSGGRHNPANIPKLISPILEGNAEMVNGSRYLNYTGKNVPIYCRVGRTLQDTTAKRNFNLKITDTQSGFRAFAASTKNTFRFSGKKTSIENEMLADAGRSGFRMTEVDIGTFNDSESMVRNPIKYFVGVLKTVVEDVEANRPLYFYSVPGFALATCGFYMGFKFLEALFLGSASLNLGHTFLMVFFALAGAYMTLRGIIVHSMAETTRQTKPA, encoded by the coding sequence ATGAGTAACGAACTGATTGTGGGCAACAGTACCCAGTACCAGGTCCATAAAGAGAACCCACGTTCCAGGGGGGCATCTTCTCAAAATATAACCGTTATTCTTCCAGCTTATAATGAAGAAGTTTTAATCGGGAGCCTTGTCCTTTTCACCAAACTCTATGCAGACAATGTAATCGTTGTTAACGACGGCAGTACTGACAGGACAGCTGAGGTCACCAGGACAGCTGGAGCTGAAGTAGTTGCTCACGAAATCAATAGAGGGAAAGCCGAAGCTCTCAAAACCGGCTTTACAGCTACAGCCAACCTCGGCGCCGACATTATTGTTACAATGGACTCGGGCGGCCGGCATAACCCTGCCAATATCCCTAAACTCATTTCTCCCATTCTTGAAGGAAATGCTGAAATGGTAAACGGCAGCCGTTACCTTAATTATACGGGCAAAAATGTTCCTATCTACTGTCGTGTCGGCCGGACTCTGCAGGACACAACTGCAAAAAGGAACTTTAACCTCAAAATAACTGACACTCAGAGCGGCTTCCGAGCCTTTGCAGCCTCAACAAAAAACACTTTTCGCTTCAGCGGCAAAAAAACATCCATAGAAAACGAAATGCTTGCAGATGCAGGGAGGTCAGGGTTCCGCATGACTGAAGTCGATATAGGGACCTTCAATGACTCTGAAAGCATGGTCCGAAACCCGATAAAGTACTTCGTCGGAGTCCTGAAAACCGTGGTTGAGGATGTGGAAGCAAACAGGCCTTTGTACTTTTACTCGGTACCGGGTTTTGCCCTTGCAACATGCGGCTTTTATATGGGGTTCAAGTTTCTTGAAGCTCTTTTTCTTGGAAGTGCAAGCCTCAACTTAGGACACACCTTCCTTATGGTCTTCTTTGCCCTTGCAGGTGCATACATGACCCTCAGGGGAATAATAGTGCATTCGATGGCGGAAACGACCAGACAAACCAAGCCAGCTTGA